In a single window of the Rhodoferax saidenbachensis genome:
- a CDS encoding ABC transporter substrate-binding protein, with product MRLLLTSTALAMLTLAASPNASAQTPSCTNTVGMVVSLTGAAGRYGQAASKSVELAFNELNKAAGAQGIAGCKLAFDLRDAQSQGSVAVDQARQLVDLKKVPAIIGGIISSVSVPMVTSVTAPAGVVQISPASSTPSLTTLAVEGKTKGWFFRTITSDALQGTAAAKYALDQGMTTLSIIHVNNDFGVNMVNEFRRAYLGLGGKIIDVTPYNPEQSSYNAEVTKTIKNEPPALYFIGYPGDGTTIVRTWIQQGGTKRILLNDGMNAADFIKGVGPQYLTEAFGTSSGTTTTPSTEYFAKAYPAMSGGFDAGAPAADRAFDAAAILGLAIAQAGKFESAAIRDAIRKVTEPGGEVVYASPQGFARALQLIKDKKPVRYVGVIGAVQFDKNGDIAGPFRTWRITKGEVTTVGQISTEDVQAIQVKLTK from the coding sequence ATGCGCCTGCTTCTTACCTCGACAGCCCTCGCGATGTTGACACTCGCTGCCTCGCCCAACGCGTCGGCCCAAACACCCTCCTGCACCAACACGGTTGGCATGGTGGTTTCACTCACCGGAGCTGCGGGTCGTTATGGACAAGCTGCCAGCAAATCCGTGGAGCTGGCATTCAACGAACTGAACAAAGCAGCCGGTGCCCAAGGCATTGCCGGATGCAAACTCGCATTTGATCTGCGCGACGCACAAAGCCAGGGCTCCGTGGCGGTAGACCAGGCGCGCCAACTGGTCGACCTGAAGAAGGTACCTGCCATCATTGGCGGCATCATCAGCTCGGTGTCGGTACCCATGGTGACATCGGTCACAGCACCTGCCGGTGTCGTGCAAATTTCCCCCGCATCTTCCACACCATCACTGACAACTTTGGCTGTTGAAGGCAAAACCAAAGGCTGGTTCTTCCGCACCATCACCAGCGATGCACTGCAAGGCACCGCCGCCGCCAAGTACGCACTGGACCAGGGCATGACGACCCTGTCCATCATCCACGTCAACAATGATTTTGGCGTGAACATGGTGAACGAATTCCGCCGTGCCTACCTGGGCCTGGGCGGCAAGATTATTGACGTCACACCCTACAACCCCGAGCAATCGTCGTACAACGCAGAAGTCACCAAGACCATCAAGAACGAGCCACCCGCGCTGTACTTCATTGGTTACCCCGGCGACGGCACCACCATCGTGCGCACCTGGATTCAGCAAGGCGGCACCAAACGCATCCTGCTCAATGACGGCATGAACGCCGCCGACTTCATCAAGGGTGTTGGCCCGCAATACCTGACCGAGGCCTTTGGTACCTCCTCCGGCACCACGACCACTCCATCCACCGAATACTTCGCCAAGGCCTACCCCGCCATGAGCGGTGGTTTTGATGCAGGCGCACCCGCTGCAGACCGCGCATTTGATGCAGCCGCCATTCTGGGGCTGGCTATCGCACAAGCAGGCAAATTCGAATCCGCAGCCATTCGTGATGCGATTCGCAAAGTCACAGAGCCAGGTGGTGAAGTGGTCTACGCAAGCCCCCAAGGTTTTGCCCGTGCATTGCAGTTGATCAAGGACAAGAAACCCGTGCGTTACGTGGGCGTCATTGGTGCTGTTCAGTTTGACAAGAACGGCGACATCGCAGGCCCTTTCCGCACTTGGCGCATCACCAAGGGTGAAGTCACCACGGTAGGCCAGATCTCGACCGAAGACGTGCAAGCGATTCAAGTCAAACTGACCAAATGA
- a CDS encoding aldo/keto reductase — protein MSKTVPTSGALRPERAMLAPGLEISRIVTGLWQVADMERSGTLLDPQAGAAAMKAYASAGFDTFDMADHYGSSEVITGTLLKSPDGAGVRAFTKWCPPPGPMTAEVVRTGVQRALDRMQTDCIDLMQFHWWTFEDPRYLDAMQELAKLREEGLIAHLGLANFDTAHLRLLLSEGIPIASNQVCMSLLDRRGNEAMATLCQERGVKLLAYGVLSGGFLSDRWVGAAEPAAVNDWSKMKYQRFIHAVGGWEALQGVLRAAQQIGRKHGVSVSNVATRWVLEQPAVAAVILGARLGESEHRADNLKLFNFALDADDYTVLSKSFANTQRLNGDCGDEYRRPPFLTASGDLSHHLDAVPPLWPRQPVAGKPDRWYVDTGSVWEPLAGYARAVRDGNRIMVSGTTATHGSGRVIGKGDAAVQASYIIDKIIASIKALGGQVEDVVRTRIYLTNANDWQAVSTVHGSYFGNIRPANTMLQVAALIGDGYLVEIEAEAIVHDTH, from the coding sequence ATGAGCAAGACTGTTCCAACCTCTGGCGCGCTCCGCCCCGAGCGCGCCATGCTGGCCCCTGGCCTGGAGATATCGCGCATCGTGACCGGCCTCTGGCAAGTGGCCGACATGGAGCGCAGTGGCACGCTGCTGGACCCGCAAGCGGGTGCAGCAGCGATGAAGGCCTATGCCAGCGCCGGTTTCGATACCTTTGACATGGCGGACCACTACGGTTCATCCGAAGTCATCACCGGAACACTGCTGAAGTCGCCCGACGGCGCAGGCGTGCGGGCTTTCACCAAATGGTGCCCGCCCCCGGGCCCCATGACGGCTGAGGTGGTGCGCACCGGCGTGCAACGCGCGCTGGACCGCATGCAGACCGATTGCATCGACCTGATGCAATTCCACTGGTGGACCTTTGAAGACCCGCGCTACCTCGACGCCATGCAAGAGCTGGCCAAGCTGCGCGAAGAAGGGCTCATTGCCCACCTCGGTCTGGCCAACTTTGACACCGCGCACCTGCGGCTGCTACTGAGCGAAGGCATTCCCATCGCCAGCAACCAGGTCTGCATGTCCTTGCTGGACCGGCGTGGCAACGAAGCCATGGCCACGCTGTGTCAGGAACGCGGCGTCAAGCTGCTGGCCTACGGCGTGTTGAGCGGCGGCTTCCTGAGCGACCGCTGGGTCGGCGCTGCCGAGCCAGCCGCCGTTAACGACTGGAGCAAGATGAAGTACCAACGCTTCATCCACGCCGTCGGTGGCTGGGAAGCGCTGCAAGGCGTGCTGCGTGCAGCGCAGCAGATCGGGCGCAAACATGGCGTGTCCGTGTCGAATGTCGCCACGCGCTGGGTGCTGGAGCAACCCGCCGTGGCGGCGGTGATTCTCGGCGCACGACTCGGCGAATCGGAACACCGTGCCGACAACCTCAAGCTGTTCAACTTCGCGCTGGACGCAGATGACTACACCGTGTTGTCCAAGTCCTTTGCCAACACCCAACGCCTCAACGGCGATTGCGGTGACGAATACCGCCGCCCTCCGTTCCTGACCGCCTCGGGCGACCTGAGCCACCACCTGGACGCCGTGCCACCGCTGTGGCCACGCCAACCGGTGGCCGGCAAACCCGACCGCTGGTATGTGGACACCGGCAGCGTGTGGGAACCCCTGGCGGGTTATGCACGCGCGGTGCGTGATGGCAACCGCATCATGGTGTCAGGCACCACCGCCACACACGGCAGTGGTCGCGTGATTGGCAAGGGTGATGCAGCGGTGCAAGCCAGCTACATCATCGACAAAATCATCGCCAGCATCAAAGCCCTGGGCGGGCAAGTGGAAGACGTGGTGCGCACCCGCATCTACCTCACCAACGCCAACGACTGGCAGGCCGTGAGCACGGTGCACGGCAGCTACTTTGGAAACATCCGCCCCGCCAACACCATGCTGCAGGTTGCCGCACTGATTGGTGACGGGTATCTGGTCGAAATAGAAGCCGAGGCCATTGTTCATGACACCCACTGA
- a CDS encoding ABC transporter ATP-binding protein, giving the protein MTPTEPLLVVDRIAKNFGGHQAVDNVSFQLAAGAIGGLIGPNGAGKTTLFNCLAGFLKPTSGSITLGGQAIAGRGAYAVFQAGLGRTFQIPRPFPEMSVLDNVMVAPSGQLGERFWANWLQPARVREQERKTLEAARYWLDFVGLTALADQPARILSGGQRKLLDLARVMVTQPKLVLLDEPGAGVNPALLDQIVDKVATLNAQGVTFLIIEHNMDLVASLCNPVMVMAQGALIMSGQADTVLKDPQVIEAYLGTTA; this is encoded by the coding sequence ATGACACCCACTGAACCCCTGCTGGTGGTGGACCGCATTGCCAAGAACTTTGGCGGCCACCAGGCAGTGGACAACGTCTCCTTCCAACTGGCCGCCGGTGCCATCGGCGGGCTGATAGGCCCCAATGGGGCCGGCAAGACCACCCTGTTCAACTGCCTGGCAGGCTTCCTGAAGCCCACCTCGGGCTCCATCACGCTCGGTGGGCAAGCCATCGCAGGGCGCGGCGCCTACGCGGTGTTCCAGGCAGGCCTGGGACGCACCTTTCAGATACCGCGCCCCTTCCCTGAAATGAGTGTGCTCGATAACGTCATGGTGGCCCCCTCAGGCCAATTGGGTGAGCGCTTCTGGGCCAACTGGCTGCAACCGGCGCGTGTGCGCGAGCAGGAACGCAAGACGCTGGAGGCCGCACGGTATTGGCTCGATTTTGTTGGCCTGACCGCATTGGCAGACCAGCCTGCGCGCATCCTGTCGGGTGGTCAGCGCAAGCTGCTGGACCTGGCGCGCGTGATGGTGACCCAGCCCAAGCTGGTGTTGCTCGATGAGCCCGGTGCCGGTGTCAACCCGGCGCTGCTGGACCAGATTGTCGACAAGGTGGCCACGCTCAACGCACAAGGCGTGACCTTCCTGATCATCGAACACAACATGGACCTCGTGGCCTCGCTGTGCAACCCCGTGATGGTCATGGCGCAAGGTGCATTGATCATGTCCGGCCAGGCCGACACCGTACTCAAGGACCCGCAGGTGATTGAAGCTTATCTGGGGACCACCGCATGA
- a CDS encoding ABC transporter ATP-binding protein, with protein MTTTLPALQVESLEAGYEPGLSIVRGASLTVQTGEIVAVLGPNGAGKSSFVKAVAGLVPITGGRNLLFGRDITKTPAHRMVFEGLAFVPQTENVFVNLSVGENLELAAALMKADRRERLDPIYAMFPDLARQQKFLAGQLSGGQRQMLAVARALIARPQLLILDEPSAGLSPKLVEQVFAKLREVRDSGITVLLVEQNVKAALALADRAAILVEGRERIVGTSAELLDDERIAALYLGRHTGKQAAKETT; from the coding sequence ATGACGACCACCCTACCCGCACTGCAGGTCGAATCCCTGGAAGCCGGCTACGAGCCCGGCCTGTCCATCGTTCGCGGTGCCTCATTGACCGTTCAGACGGGCGAAATCGTGGCCGTGCTGGGCCCCAACGGCGCCGGCAAATCCTCTTTCGTCAAAGCCGTCGCCGGACTGGTGCCCATCACCGGTGGGCGCAACCTGCTCTTCGGTCGCGACATCACGAAAACGCCCGCACACCGCATGGTGTTCGAAGGCCTGGCCTTTGTGCCGCAAACCGAAAACGTCTTCGTGAACCTCAGCGTGGGTGAAAACCTGGAACTCGCCGCCGCCCTGATGAAGGCCGACCGCCGCGAACGGCTGGACCCCATCTACGCCATGTTCCCGGACCTGGCACGCCAACAGAAATTTCTGGCCGGTCAACTCTCGGGCGGACAGCGCCAGATGCTGGCCGTGGCCCGCGCACTCATCGCGCGCCCGCAGCTCCTGATCCTGGACGAACCCTCGGCCGGCCTCAGCCCCAAACTGGTGGAGCAGGTCTTCGCCAAATTGCGTGAAGTGCGCGACAGCGGCATCACCGTGCTGCTGGTGGAGCAAAACGTCAAGGCCGCTCTGGCCCTGGCCGACCGCGCCGCGATTCTGGTCGAAGGGCGCGAACGCATTGTGGGCACCAGCGCCGAACTGCTGGACGACGAACGCATCGCCGCGCTCTACCTCGGCCGCCACACCGGCAAACAAGCGGCAAAGGAAACAACGTAA
- a CDS encoding branched-chain amino acid ABC transporter permease encodes MLQIIADGLIIGSVIALGAIGLSMTLSIVRFSNFSHGELLGWGAYLALVASTTLTAINSQWAEPLGPFSFGWSLLAAVVVAAVLTALMALLMDTILFKRLRKQGTITLVIASFGAALVLRNLLLFWQGGVPQYFSENLQIAIAVLPRSIAGGLRFTPDQLFILVLALVTVTGLHLFLRLSTLGRSMRAASINPGLARVAGIDPERILRATWLIGGGLAALAGVFAGITAQLRPNMGVELLLPLFAAVILGGIGSIWGAVLGGLIVGLAESVAVTVIGAEYRSAAAFMVLIAILMVKPNGIFGEKN; translated from the coding sequence ATGCTACAAATCATTGCCGACGGATTGATCATCGGCTCCGTGATCGCACTCGGAGCCATCGGTCTGAGCATGACCCTGTCAATCGTGCGCTTCTCCAACTTCAGCCATGGCGAACTGCTCGGCTGGGGTGCCTACCTGGCGCTGGTGGCCTCCACCACGCTGACCGCCATCAACAGCCAATGGGCCGAGCCGCTGGGGCCGTTTTCCTTTGGCTGGTCGCTGCTGGCCGCTGTGGTCGTCGCGGCCGTGCTGACCGCGCTCATGGCGCTGCTGATGGACACCATCCTGTTCAAGCGGCTGCGCAAACAAGGCACGATCACCCTGGTCATCGCCAGCTTTGGCGCAGCGCTGGTGCTGCGCAACCTGCTGCTGTTTTGGCAAGGTGGAGTGCCGCAGTATTTTTCGGAGAACCTGCAAATCGCCATCGCCGTGTTGCCCCGCTCCATCGCGGGCGGCTTGCGGTTTACGCCCGATCAACTTTTCATCCTGGTGCTGGCACTGGTCACCGTGACCGGGCTGCATCTTTTCCTGCGCCTCAGCACGCTGGGTCGCTCCATGCGTGCGGCCTCCATCAACCCCGGTCTGGCACGTGTGGCCGGTATTGACCCCGAGCGCATCCTGCGCGCCACCTGGCTCATTGGCGGCGGGCTCGCGGCACTGGCGGGCGTGTTTGCCGGCATCACCGCGCAACTGCGGCCCAACATGGGTGTGGAGTTGCTGCTGCCCCTGTTTGCGGCCGTGATTCTGGGCGGCATTGGCTCTATCTGGGGCGCCGTGTTGGGCGGGCTGATCGTCGGGCTGGCCGAGAGCGTGGCCGTGACGGTGATAGGTGCTGAGTACCGCAGTGCGGCGGCGTTCATGGTCCTCATCGCCATCCTGATGGTCAAGCCCAATGGCATTTTCGGGGAGAAAAACTGA
- a CDS encoding branched-chain amino acid ABC transporter permease, which translates to MENFTGWLSYASFFLVFASAYAIITLGLNLQWGFTGLFNVGVAGFVAIGAYTSALVTTPAAADRMAGFGWPVAVGMVCAMLATGLVGLVVGALALRLRHDYLAITTFGIAVTIQVIANNATPLTGGPFGVQFIPKPMQAWLGTGLGWTMAYLALCLTLLALVYWALQSLAHSPWGRVLRAIREDEDAAASLGKRAFVFRLQSFVIGSMLMGLGGALYAHFVGFIAPEDFLPILTFQLWAMLIVGGSGNNRGAILGAFVVWFFWTTAGSVMRELIPQAHQARAAALQVVLIGALIALMLVLRPRGILGEKLAVSR; encoded by the coding sequence ATGGAAAACTTCACGGGCTGGCTGTCCTACGCCAGCTTCTTCCTGGTCTTCGCATCGGCCTACGCCATCATCACGCTGGGCCTGAATCTGCAGTGGGGCTTCACCGGTCTTTTTAATGTCGGCGTGGCCGGTTTTGTGGCCATTGGTGCCTACACCTCGGCCCTGGTCACCACGCCTGCAGCGGCAGACCGCATGGCGGGCTTCGGCTGGCCAGTAGCGGTGGGCATGGTCTGCGCCATGCTGGCCACGGGTCTGGTCGGTCTGGTGGTCGGCGCCCTGGCGCTGCGGTTGCGGCACGACTATCTGGCCATCACCACCTTCGGCATTGCCGTCACCATCCAGGTCATCGCCAACAACGCCACTCCCCTCACCGGCGGCCCGTTCGGTGTGCAGTTCATCCCCAAGCCCATGCAGGCCTGGCTGGGCACCGGCCTGGGCTGGACGATGGCCTACCTGGCGCTGTGCCTGACCCTGCTGGCGCTGGTGTACTGGGCGCTCCAGAGCCTGGCCCACAGCCCCTGGGGCCGCGTGCTGCGTGCCATCCGCGAGGACGAAGACGCGGCAGCCTCGCTGGGCAAACGTGCCTTTGTGTTCCGCCTGCAAAGTTTTGTGATCGGCAGCATGCTGATGGGCCTGGGCGGCGCGTTGTACGCACACTTCGTCGGCTTCATCGCACCCGAGGACTTTTTGCCCATCCTGACCTTCCAGCTCTGGGCCATGCTGATCGTGGGCGGCTCCGGCAACAACCGCGGCGCCATCCTCGGGGCCTTCGTGGTCTGGTTCTTCTGGACTACGGCCGGCAGCGTGATGCGAGAGCTGATCCCGCAAGCCCACCAGGCCCGCGCTGCGGCGCTGCAAGTGGTGCTGATTGGCGCGTTGATTGCACTCATGCTGGTGCTGCGCCCACGGGGCATCTTGGGGGAGAAACTGGCCGTCAGCCGGTAG